The following coding sequences are from one Cyanobium sp. AMD-g window:
- the ppc gene encoding phosphoenolpyruvate carboxylase has product MRLQLTEPSVVPAEASPGVIRLLTERLELVEDLWQTVLRSECPPEQVDRLLRLKELSGPVAPGLDPEASSAVDTDGIVALIKAMDLAEGIAAARAFSLYFQLVNILEQHIEEDSYLESIKRAPAPASNDPFLPALASQSDPATFRQLFERLRALNVPPGQLENLLRELDIRLVFTAHPTEIVRHTVRHKQRRVAALIQKLQVNGQGNPDDNDRLRQQLEEEIRLWWRTDELHQFKPSVIDEVDYALHYFQQVLFDALPQLRQRIRAALAASYPDVQPPRDAFCTFGSWVGSDRDGNPSVTPDVTWRTACFQRQMMLARYIQAVSILRDQLSISMQWSQVSAALLESLEMDRLRFPEIYEERAARYRLEPYRLKLSYTLERLRLTQQRNQQLAEAGWESPCDGSSGHEAGLTSLMEPAPPQELHYASVEEFRTDLELVKESLDATGLSCEALQDLLSQVHIFAFSLASLDIRQESTRHSDAIDELSRYLLLPVPYGDMDEEQRVEWLLNELKTRRPLLPPAARWSAPTAETFAVFRMLQRLQQEFGRRICRTYVISMSHTVSDLLEVVLLAKEAGLVDPMAQKSALLVIPLFETVEDLQGAPAVMGRLFADPFYRQLLISNSDGEQPLQEVMLGYSDSNKDSGFLSSNWEIHRAQIALQSLADAHDVALRIFHGRGGSVGRGGGPAYQAILAQPSGTLKGRIKITEQGEVLASKYSLPELALYNLETVTTAVLQNSMVSTPVDDTPTWNVLMERLAARSRDHYRALVHDNPDLVAFFQQVTPIEEISKLQISSRPARRKSGAKDLSSLRAIPWVFGWTQSRFLLPSWYGVGTALQAELDADGEQMELLQLLYQRWPFFRMLISKVEMTLSKVDLELAGHYVTSLGRPQNKQVFEQIFASIASEFALTHSLVLRISNHSRLLDGDPALQLSVDLRNRTIIPLGYLQVALLRRLREQKRQPPMSEGPSDGPGGGDGRTYSRSELLRGALLTINGIAAGMRNTG; this is encoded by the coding sequence ATGCGGCTCCAGCTGACCGAACCCTCGGTCGTTCCCGCCGAGGCCTCCCCCGGGGTGATCCGCCTGCTCACCGAGCGGCTGGAGCTCGTGGAAGATCTCTGGCAGACGGTGCTGCGCAGCGAGTGCCCGCCCGAGCAGGTGGACCGCCTGCTGCGGCTCAAGGAACTGAGCGGTCCGGTGGCGCCGGGTCTGGATCCGGAGGCCTCCTCCGCCGTCGACACCGACGGCATCGTGGCCTTGATCAAGGCGATGGATCTGGCCGAGGGCATCGCCGCCGCCCGGGCCTTTTCCCTGTATTTCCAGCTGGTCAACATCCTTGAGCAGCACATCGAGGAAGACAGCTACCTCGAAAGCATCAAACGGGCCCCCGCCCCCGCCAGCAACGACCCCTTCCTGCCTGCCCTGGCCAGCCAGAGCGATCCGGCCACCTTCCGCCAGCTGTTCGAGCGCCTGCGGGCCCTGAATGTGCCGCCGGGCCAACTCGAGAACCTGCTGCGGGAACTCGACATCCGGCTGGTGTTCACCGCCCACCCCACCGAGATCGTGCGCCACACCGTGCGACACAAGCAGCGCCGGGTGGCGGCCCTGATCCAGAAGCTGCAGGTGAACGGCCAGGGCAATCCTGACGACAACGACCGGCTGCGCCAGCAGCTGGAGGAGGAGATCCGGCTGTGGTGGCGCACCGATGAACTGCACCAGTTCAAGCCATCGGTGATCGACGAGGTCGATTACGCCCTGCACTACTTCCAGCAGGTGCTCTTCGATGCCCTGCCCCAGCTGCGCCAGCGCATCCGCGCCGCCCTGGCGGCCAGCTACCCCGATGTGCAACCACCACGGGACGCCTTCTGCACCTTCGGCTCCTGGGTGGGCTCCGACCGGGACGGCAACCCCTCGGTGACGCCGGATGTGACCTGGCGCACGGCCTGCTTCCAGCGACAGATGATGCTGGCCCGCTACATCCAGGCGGTGTCCATCCTGCGCGACCAGCTCAGCATCTCGATGCAGTGGAGCCAGGTGAGCGCCGCCCTGCTGGAATCCCTGGAGATGGACCGGCTGCGCTTCCCGGAGATCTACGAGGAACGGGCCGCCCGCTACCGACTCGAGCCGTACCGGCTCAAGCTGAGCTACACCCTTGAGCGGCTGCGGCTCACCCAGCAACGCAACCAGCAGCTGGCGGAAGCGGGCTGGGAATCCCCCTGCGATGGCTCCTCCGGCCACGAAGCCGGCCTCACCAGCCTGATGGAGCCGGCCCCGCCCCAGGAACTCCATTACGCCTCGGTGGAGGAGTTCCGCACCGACCTGGAGCTGGTCAAGGAGAGTCTTGATGCCACCGGCCTGAGCTGCGAAGCCCTGCAGGACCTGCTCAGCCAGGTGCACATCTTCGCCTTCTCCCTGGCCAGTCTCGACATCCGCCAGGAGAGCACCCGCCACAGCGACGCCATCGACGAACTCAGCCGCTACCTGCTGCTGCCGGTGCCCTACGGGGACATGGACGAGGAGCAGCGGGTGGAGTGGCTGCTGAACGAGCTCAAGACGCGCCGTCCGCTGCTGCCACCGGCGGCCCGCTGGAGTGCGCCCACCGCCGAGACGTTCGCCGTGTTCCGGATGCTGCAACGGCTGCAGCAGGAATTCGGCCGGCGCATCTGCCGCACCTACGTGATCTCCATGAGTCACACGGTGTCCGACCTGCTGGAGGTGGTGCTGCTGGCCAAGGAGGCGGGACTGGTGGATCCGATGGCCCAGAAGTCGGCCCTGCTGGTGATCCCTCTGTTCGAAACAGTGGAAGACCTGCAGGGGGCCCCGGCGGTGATGGGTCGCCTGTTCGCCGACCCCTTCTACCGCCAGTTGCTGATCAGCAACAGCGACGGCGAGCAGCCCCTGCAGGAGGTGATGCTGGGCTACTCCGACAGCAACAAGGATTCCGGCTTCCTCTCCAGCAACTGGGAGATCCACCGGGCCCAGATCGCGCTGCAGTCGCTCGCCGACGCCCATGACGTCGCCCTGCGCATCTTCCACGGCCGTGGCGGCTCGGTGGGACGGGGTGGCGGCCCCGCCTACCAGGCGATCCTGGCCCAGCCCAGCGGCACCCTCAAAGGGCGCATCAAGATCACCGAGCAGGGGGAGGTGCTGGCCTCCAAGTACTCCCTGCCCGAGCTGGCCCTCTACAACCTGGAAACGGTCACCACCGCCGTGCTCCAGAACAGCATGGTGAGCACCCCGGTGGACGACACCCCCACCTGGAACGTGCTGATGGAGCGGCTCGCCGCCCGCTCCCGCGACCACTACCGGGCCCTGGTTCATGACAACCCCGACCTGGTGGCCTTCTTCCAGCAGGTGACACCGATCGAGGAGATCAGCAAGCTGCAGATCTCCAGCCGCCCGGCGCGGCGCAAGAGCGGCGCCAAGGATCTCTCCAGCCTGCGGGCGATCCCGTGGGTGTTCGGCTGGACCCAGAGTCGCTTCCTGCTGCCCAGCTGGTACGGCGTGGGAACGGCCCTGCAGGCCGAGCTCGATGCCGATGGTGAGCAGATGGAACTGCTGCAGCTGCTCTACCAGCGCTGGCCCTTCTTCCGCATGCTGATCTCCAAGGTGGAGATGACCCTCTCCAAGGTCGATCTGGAGCTGGCCGGCCATTACGTCACCTCCCTGGGACGCCCCCAGAACAAGCAGGTGTTCGAGCAGATCTTCGCGTCGATCGCCAGCGAGTTCGCCCTCACCCATTCTCTGGTGCTGCGCATCAGCAACCACAGCCGGCTCCTCGACGGCGACCCGGCCCTGCAGCTGTCGGTCGACCTGCGCAACCGCACGATCATTCCCCTGGGCTATCTGCAGGTGGCGCTGCTGCGCCGGCTGCGGGAGCAGAAACGGCAACCGCCGATGAGCGAGGGGCCGAGCGACGGGCCCGGAGGCGGCGACGGCCGCACCTACAGCCGCAGCGAACTGCTCCGCGGTGCCCTGCTTACCATCAACGGCATCGCCGCAGGCATGCGCAACACGGGCTGA
- a CDS encoding photosystem I reaction center subunit II PsaD, whose amino-acid sequence MPDTALHGQLPKSIGSTGGLLNSAETEEKYAITWSSSKAQAFELPTGGAAEMNEGDNLMYFARKEQCLALGTQLRTKFKPRIEDYKIYRIYPGGDTEFLHPKDGVFPEKVNEGRAMVGHTPRSIGANPNPASLKFSGKATHEA is encoded by the coding sequence ATGCCTGATACGGCCCTCCACGGTCAACTTCCGAAGTCCATCGGCAGCACCGGTGGCTTGCTGAACTCGGCCGAAACCGAGGAGAAGTACGCCATCACCTGGAGTAGCTCCAAGGCCCAGGCGTTCGAACTCCCCACCGGCGGTGCCGCGGAGATGAACGAAGGCGACAACCTCATGTACTTCGCCCGCAAGGAGCAGTGCCTGGCCCTCGGCACCCAGCTGCGCACCAAGTTCAAGCCCCGGATCGAGGACTACAAGATCTACCGGATCTACCCCGGCGGCGACACCGAATTCCTGCATCCCAAGGACGGCGTCTTCCCCGAGAAGGTCAACGAAGGCCGCGCCATGGTGGGCCACACCCCCCGCAGCATCGGCGCCAACCCCAACCCTGCCAGCCTCAAGTTCAGCGGCAAGGCCACCCACGAAGCCTGA
- the recF gene encoding DNA replication/repair protein RecF (All proteins in this family for which functions are known are DNA-binding proteins that assist the filamentation of RecA onto DNA for the initiation of recombination or recombinational repair.), giving the protein MDLRHFRNIDGLQLTLEAPRLLVIGSNGQGKSNLLEGVELLTSLRSHRCSVDRDLIGHGHPWSRLGALTDEADSLQLELRRSGGRQAFRNGKRLERQLDLIGPLRCVGFSALDLDLVRGEPALRRQWLDRVVLQLEPVYGALLSRYGRLLRQRSQLLRRGLAAGQRQELLDAFDQQMALVGARLHRRRQRALRRLEPLAVAWQQRIGGAAEPLQLDYISGTLLAEASDEEGPWRQALAEQLRQQRPEEERLGQCQVGPHRDEVALLIGGQAARRYGSAGQQRTLVLALKLGELDLVGQVVGEPPLLLLDDVLAELDPGRQQLLLEAVGDGHQCLVSATHLEAFSSGWRAHSQVVELRGGALVA; this is encoded by the coding sequence CTGGACCTCCGGCATTTCCGCAACATCGACGGCCTGCAGCTGACGCTGGAGGCGCCCCGCCTGCTCGTGATCGGCAGCAATGGCCAGGGAAAGTCGAACCTGCTGGAGGGGGTGGAACTGCTCACCAGCCTGCGGTCGCACCGCTGCAGCGTCGACCGGGACCTGATCGGCCACGGCCACCCCTGGAGCCGCCTGGGCGCCCTCACCGACGAGGCCGACAGCCTGCAGCTGGAGCTGCGCCGCAGTGGCGGCCGCCAGGCGTTCCGCAACGGCAAACGGCTGGAGCGGCAGCTCGACCTGATCGGCCCCCTGCGCTGCGTCGGCTTCAGCGCCCTTGATCTCGATCTGGTGCGGGGGGAGCCCGCCCTGCGGCGCCAGTGGCTCGACCGGGTGGTGCTGCAGCTTGAACCCGTCTATGGCGCCCTGCTGAGCCGCTATGGGCGGCTGCTGCGGCAGCGCAGCCAGCTGCTGCGCCGGGGCCTGGCGGCCGGTCAGCGGCAGGAACTGCTGGACGCCTTCGATCAGCAGATGGCCCTGGTCGGGGCCCGCCTGCACCGCCGGCGCCAGCGGGCCCTGCGGCGCCTGGAGCCGCTGGCGGTGGCCTGGCAGCAGCGCATCGGCGGGGCCGCCGAACCGCTCCAGCTCGACTACATCAGCGGCACCCTGCTGGCGGAGGCCAGCGACGAGGAGGGCCCCTGGCGCCAGGCCCTGGCGGAACAGCTGCGCCAGCAGCGGCCCGAGGAGGAACGCCTGGGCCAGTGCCAGGTGGGTCCGCACCGGGACGAGGTGGCCCTGCTGATCGGCGGCCAGGCTGCGCGGCGCTATGGCTCCGCCGGCCAGCAGCGCACCCTGGTGCTGGCCCTGAAGCTGGGGGAGCTGGACCTGGTGGGCCAGGTGGTGGGTGAGCCGCCACTGTTGCTGCTCGACGACGTGCTGGCCGAACTCGATCCCGGTCGCCAGCAGCTGCTGCTGGAGGCGGTGGGGGACGGCCACCAGTGCCTGGTGAGTGCCACCCATCTGGAGGCCTTCAGCAGCGGCTGGCGGGCCCACAGCCAGGTGGTGGAACTGCGCGGCGGCGCCCTGGTGGCCTGA
- the rodA gene encoding rod shape-determining protein RodA produces the protein MTVLSPRRGGFAAKGAKRRGLGFDPILWGIPTALILLAGILIASTQRQQATTDWYQHWIIAAVGMVVAVVLSRVPLQRIARFQWPIYILMVASLIAVRIIGVSALGAQSWINIGGFYVQPSEFAKVAAILLLAGVLSKYPVERPIDLLRPVGMISVPWLLVFVQPDLGSSLVFGAVLLVMLFWSGMPATWLLLLLSPLFTAIIAGTMPWLLVGWIPLMGWVAWRSLPWKGIGLALVLAIQGLFAVGTPWLWEHGLRPHQRARLTLFLDPAQDPLGGGYHLLQSTVGIGSGQLWGTGLMNGSLTKLRFIPEQHTDFIFSALGEETGFIGSMLVVVGFVVLIWRLLQIAGRAGSDYESLVVVGIGAMLMFQVVVNVNMTIGLGPITGIPLPFLSYGRSAMLVNCISLGLCASVARHSRSQRRWW, from the coding sequence ATGACGGTTCTCAGCCCCCGGCGCGGTGGGTTCGCCGCCAAGGGAGCGAAGCGGCGTGGGCTCGGCTTCGATCCGATTCTGTGGGGCATCCCCACCGCCCTGATCCTGCTGGCGGGGATCCTGATCGCCAGCACCCAGCGCCAGCAGGCCACCACCGACTGGTACCAGCACTGGATCATCGCCGCGGTGGGGATGGTCGTGGCCGTGGTGCTGTCCCGGGTGCCGCTGCAGCGCATCGCCCGCTTCCAGTGGCCGATCTACATCCTGATGGTGGCGAGTCTGATCGCGGTGCGGATCATCGGGGTCAGTGCCCTTGGGGCCCAGAGCTGGATCAACATCGGCGGCTTTTACGTGCAGCCGTCGGAATTCGCCAAGGTGGCGGCCATCCTGCTGCTGGCGGGCGTGCTGTCGAAGTACCCGGTGGAGCGGCCGATCGATCTGCTGCGGCCGGTGGGGATGATCAGCGTGCCGTGGCTGCTGGTGTTCGTGCAGCCCGATCTGGGCTCCTCGCTGGTCTTCGGTGCGGTGCTGCTGGTGATGCTGTTCTGGTCGGGCATGCCCGCCACCTGGCTGCTGCTGCTGCTCTCGCCGCTGTTCACGGCGATCATCGCCGGCACCATGCCCTGGCTGCTGGTGGGCTGGATCCCCCTGATGGGCTGGGTAGCCTGGCGCTCCCTGCCCTGGAAGGGGATCGGCCTGGCGCTGGTCCTGGCCATCCAGGGACTGTTCGCCGTGGGGACGCCCTGGCTGTGGGAACACGGGCTGCGGCCCCACCAGCGGGCGCGGCTCACCCTGTTCCTCGATCCGGCCCAGGATCCCCTCGGCGGTGGTTACCACCTGCTGCAGAGCACCGTGGGAATCGGCTCCGGCCAGCTGTGGGGCACCGGCCTGATGAACGGATCGCTCACCAAGCTGCGCTTCATCCCTGAACAGCACACTGATTTCATTTTCAGTGCCCTGGGGGAAGAAACCGGGTTCATCGGCTCGATGCTGGTGGTGGTGGGCTTTGTGGTGCTGATCTGGCGCCTGCTGCAGATCGCCGGCCGGGCCGGCAGCGACTACGAATCGCTCGTGGTGGTGGGCATCGGGGCCATGCTGATGTTCCAGGTGGTGGTGAACGTCAACATGACCATCGGTCTCGGACCCATCACCGGCATTCCCCTGCCCTTCCTGAGCTACGGCCGTTCGGCCATGCTCGTCAACTGCATCAGTCTCGGGCTCTGCGCCTCCGTGGCCAGGCACAGCCGCAGCCAGCGGCGATGGTGGTGA
- a CDS encoding anthranilate synthase component I family protein, whose product MPGSDRSAFLARIAGGEAGADLAVNLLPLKKCWPADLETPLTTWLKVGAGSSHGVLLESVEGGEQLGRWSYVVSDPLWTLTCRGDRGERCWRDGRSEQLQGNPFSLLRDALAPLRPGPVEGLPKVAQLFGFWGYELIQWIEPSVPVHNAAEGAPPDGCWMLADSLLVFDQVKRQITAVAYVDLSAGADPGEAYDQAAARIEALEARMHAPLPAHVQPLAWHEASGAELATSSNRSQADFEAAVATAAEHIAAGDVFQLVLSQRLETRVSHDPFELYRSLRMVNPSPYMAFFNFGDWHLIGSSPEVMVKAEPCAEGVKASLRPIAGTRPRGEDARSDAALAEELLADPKERAEHVMLVDLGRNDLGRVCRAGTVQVTELMVIEKYSHVMHIVSEVEGLLTEDHDIWDLLMASFPAGTVSGAPKIRAMQLIHALEPDARGPYSGVYGAVDLAGALNTAITIRTMVVRPHPDGGWRVQVQAGAGIVADSRPEAEYQETRNKARGMLKALACLEPAVAAAADATP is encoded by the coding sequence ATGCCCGGTTCTGATCGCAGCGCCTTCCTCGCCCGGATCGCCGGTGGGGAAGCAGGTGCTGACTTGGCCGTCAATCTTCTGCCCCTCAAGAAGTGCTGGCCAGCCGACCTGGAGACGCCCCTGACCACCTGGCTGAAGGTGGGGGCGGGCAGCAGCCATGGTGTGCTGCTGGAATCTGTGGAGGGGGGCGAGCAGCTGGGCCGCTGGAGCTACGTCGTCAGCGACCCGCTCTGGACCCTCACCTGCCGCGGCGACCGGGGCGAGCGGTGCTGGCGGGATGGCCGCAGCGAACAGCTCCAGGGCAATCCCTTCAGCCTGCTGCGGGACGCCCTGGCGCCGTTGCGGCCCGGCCCGGTGGAGGGCCTGCCCAAGGTGGCCCAACTGTTCGGCTTCTGGGGCTATGAGCTGATCCAGTGGATCGAGCCCAGCGTGCCCGTGCACAACGCCGCCGAGGGGGCCCCACCCGACGGCTGCTGGATGCTGGCCGACAGTCTGCTGGTGTTCGACCAGGTGAAGCGCCAGATCACGGCCGTGGCCTACGTGGATCTCTCCGCAGGCGCCGATCCCGGCGAGGCCTACGACCAGGCGGCGGCGCGCATCGAGGCCCTCGAGGCCCGCATGCACGCCCCGCTGCCGGCGCACGTGCAACCGCTGGCCTGGCACGAGGCGAGTGGCGCCGAGCTGGCCACCAGCAGCAACCGCAGCCAGGCCGATTTCGAAGCCGCTGTTGCCACGGCGGCCGAGCACATCGCCGCCGGCGACGTGTTCCAGCTGGTGCTGAGCCAGCGGCTGGAAACCCGGGTGAGCCACGATCCCTTCGAGCTCTACCGCAGCCTGCGGATGGTGAATCCTTCGCCCTACATGGCGTTCTTCAACTTCGGCGACTGGCATCTGATCGGCTCCAGCCCCGAGGTGATGGTGAAGGCGGAGCCCTGCGCCGAAGGGGTGAAGGCCTCCTTGCGGCCCATCGCCGGCACCCGCCCCCGCGGCGAGGATGCCCGAAGCGATGCGGCCCTGGCCGAGGAGCTGCTGGCCGATCCCAAGGAACGGGCGGAGCACGTGATGCTGGTCGACCTGGGCCGCAACGACCTGGGCCGGGTCTGCCGCGCCGGCACGGTGCAGGTCACCGAGCTGATGGTGATCGAGAAGTACTCCCACGTGATGCACATCGTCAGCGAGGTGGAAGGGCTGCTGACCGAGGATCACGACATCTGGGATCTGCTGATGGCGTCCTTCCCTGCCGGCACCGTGAGCGGGGCCCCCAAGATCCGGGCCATGCAGTTGATCCATGCCCTCGAACCGGATGCCCGCGGGCCCTATTCGGGGGTCTACGGGGCGGTGGATCTGGCCGGGGCGCTCAACACGGCGATCACGATCCGCACCATGGTGGTGCGGCCCCATCCCGACGGCGGCTGGCGGGTGCAGGTCCAGGCCGGGGCAGGGATCGTGGCCGATTCCCGGCCGGAGGCGGAGTACCAGGAAACCCGCAACAAGGCACGCGGCATGCTCAAGGCCCTGGCCTGTCTGGAGCCGGCCGTGGCCGCTGCGGCGGACGCCACGCCATGA
- a CDS encoding sensor histidine kinase KdpD, with product MVVSLGELRSLLADGVPAGRGDEDSVRRQWWAALATVQEDLLGTAPPQPGVWLAAPLPALYEPALLEWLDGWVWTPVEVGNLMPSGLPLLPGLPPPPGTAPRGTAGRPGGFQRLSLREEDGTDPLLVLITPVLQVALALDGPPQARRLVVRFEAAILSAALELLDRRLAQDDPATGLGLRRRLQLLGPLRNAPDLGTRFWPLLAQRLAAMAPSVTLQPLVHGEKRSEGGDAVSSELALLEALTHEVRTPLATIRTLIRSLLRRTDLPEVVRQRLEQIDGECSEQIDRFGLIFLAAELQRQPGSGQPLSDSELARTDLSRLLLQLEALWQRQLGRRDLKLVLEIAADLPPVMSDPSRLETMLGGLIDRFSRSLPSGSEVRLRLLPAGSRLKLQLSSDDPESREADGLAAAVPMPVGPVLSWNPETGSLQLSRQATQRLFHRLGGRLTERGGSNLTVFFPAAERRV from the coding sequence ATGGTGGTGAGCCTGGGGGAACTGCGTTCATTGCTGGCGGACGGCGTGCCGGCGGGGCGCGGGGACGAGGACAGCGTCAGGCGCCAGTGGTGGGCTGCCCTGGCCACCGTGCAGGAAGATCTGCTCGGAACCGCCCCTCCCCAGCCCGGCGTCTGGCTGGCGGCCCCCCTGCCGGCCCTCTACGAGCCCGCGCTGCTGGAGTGGCTTGACGGCTGGGTCTGGACACCGGTGGAGGTGGGCAACCTGATGCCATCGGGGCTGCCGTTGCTGCCCGGCCTGCCGCCCCCCCCGGGGACCGCCCCCAGGGGCACGGCCGGCCGGCCCGGGGGCTTTCAGCGCCTCAGCTTGCGCGAAGAGGACGGCACCGATCCGCTGCTGGTGCTGATCACACCGGTGCTGCAGGTGGCCCTGGCCCTCGATGGCCCGCCGCAGGCGCGCCGGCTGGTGGTGCGCTTTGAAGCCGCGATCCTCTCGGCCGCCCTGGAGCTGCTCGATCGCCGCCTGGCCCAGGACGATCCGGCCACCGGCCTGGGGCTGCGCCGCCGTCTGCAGCTGCTGGGTCCGCTCCGCAACGCCCCCGACCTGGGCACCCGCTTCTGGCCCCTGCTGGCCCAGCGTCTGGCCGCCATGGCCCCCAGCGTCACCCTCCAGCCGCTGGTGCACGGCGAGAAACGCAGCGAGGGGGGCGACGCCGTCAGCAGTGAACTGGCCCTGCTCGAGGCCCTCACCCATGAGGTGCGCACCCCCCTGGCCACGATCCGCACCCTGATCCGCTCCCTGCTGCGCCGCACCGACCTGCCGGAGGTGGTGCGGCAGCGGCTGGAGCAGATCGATGGCGAGTGCAGCGAACAGATCGACCGTTTCGGCCTGATCTTCCTGGCGGCGGAACTGCAGCGCCAGCCCGGCAGTGGCCAGCCCCTGAGCGACAGCGAACTGGCCCGGACGGACCTGAGCCGGCTGCTGCTTCAGCTGGAGGCCCTCTGGCAACGCCAGCTGGGCCGGCGGGACCTCAAGCTGGTGCTCGAGATCGCCGCCGACCTGCCGCCGGTGATGAGCGATCCCAGCCGGCTGGAAACCATGCTCGGCGGGCTGATCGACCGGTTCAGCCGCAGCCTGCCCAGCGGCAGCGAGGTGCGGCTGCGGCTGCTGCCGGCGGGGTCGCGGTTGAAACTGCAGCTCAGCAGCGACGACCCCGAGAGCCGGGAAGCCGATGGGCTGGCGGCCGCCGTGCCGATGCCGGTGGGGCCGGTGCTGAGCTGGAACCCCGAAACCGGCAGCCTGCAGCTCAGCCGCCAGGCCACCCAGCGGCTCTTCCATCGCCTGGGGGGCCGGCTCACCGAGCGGGGCGGCAGCAACCTGACCGTGTTCTTCCCGGCCGCTGAGCGCAGGGTCTGA
- a CDS encoding GNAT family N-acetyltransferase — protein MIPFRSQPSTPRLREGYALLHQHDPEPAGLNRLLEACGDSPRSTDRWERVLARSAWHLVVLDPGGRLVGFVRATSDQALNANLWDLVADPADPCRDEVIGALVQAALARLRRELSGCSISLSAPPEALNALARAGFVVDPGGIRAMGLDLRSQAEG, from the coding sequence TTGATCCCCTTCCGCAGCCAGCCTTCGACCCCACGCCTGCGGGAGGGTTACGCCCTGCTCCATCAGCACGACCCCGAACCGGCCGGCCTCAATCGCCTGCTGGAGGCTTGCGGCGATTCACCCCGCAGCACGGATCGCTGGGAGCGGGTGCTGGCGCGCAGCGCCTGGCACCTGGTGGTGCTCGACCCGGGCGGCCGGCTGGTGGGCTTTGTGCGGGCCACCAGCGATCAGGCCCTCAACGCCAACCTCTGGGACCTGGTGGCCGATCCGGCCGATCCCTGCCGGGATGAGGTGATCGGGGCCCTGGTGCAGGCCGCCCTGGCTCGCCTGCGGCGGGAACTGAGCGGCTGCAGCATTTCCCTGTCCGCCCCGCCCGAGGCCCTCAACGCCCTCGCCCGGGCAGGGTTTGTGGTGGATCCCGGTGGCATCCGGGCCATGGGCCTGGACCTGCGCTCCCAGGCAGAGGGGTGA
- the gshA gene encoding glutamate--cysteine ligase — MSAPLLLKGFEVEMYTGRADGSVVGCSAEAAAALSGFMTEPDQRNLEYVTPPEASYTAQLELLLEPRRRLRRWLQPRQLTLLPGSTLSLGDSHHFERSDPENPYHAYIEATYGTRVVTASVHINLGLTDMNALFAGLRLLRCEASLLLALSASSPFLDGVATGAHSQRWLQFPITPPQVPLFRNHGHYILWMEQQLAAGAMRNVRHLWTSVRPNGDDRPHGLNRLEIRICDLIDDPLLLLAVTAFTELRLQQLLRDPQGQDPLAASPLAAGELEALADANDRAAARSSLQAQLVHWRSGQTLEARAWIAAELEAMAPLAAELGLERWLAPLHELLATGNQAMRWLARQGRGESIGAIIGSEAVALASREKALDAWLETEAAQVPGGS, encoded by the coding sequence ATGAGCGCGCCCCTGCTGCTCAAGGGCTTCGAAGTGGAGATGTACACCGGTCGGGCCGATGGCTCGGTGGTGGGCTGCTCGGCGGAAGCGGCCGCCGCGCTGTCGGGCTTCATGACCGAACCGGACCAGCGCAACCTGGAGTACGTCACCCCACCCGAGGCCTCCTACACCGCCCAGCTGGAGCTGCTGCTGGAGCCGCGCCGTCGCCTGCGCCGCTGGCTCCAGCCCCGCCAGCTGACCCTGCTGCCGGGCAGCACCCTGAGCCTGGGGGACAGCCACCACTTTGAGCGCTCTGACCCCGAGAACCCTTACCACGCCTACATCGAAGCCACCTACGGCACCCGGGTTGTGACCGCCAGCGTCCACATCAACCTGGGGCTGACGGACATGAACGCCCTGTTCGCCGGCCTGCGCCTGCTGCGCTGCGAGGCGTCGCTGCTGCTGGCCCTCAGCGCCAGCTCCCCCTTCCTGGACGGGGTGGCCACCGGGGCCCACTCCCAGCGCTGGTTGCAGTTTCCGATCACCCCGCCCCAGGTGCCCCTGTTCCGCAACCACGGCCACTACATCCTCTGGATGGAGCAGCAGCTGGCCGCCGGGGCGATGCGCAACGTGCGTCACCTGTGGACCTCGGTGCGCCCCAATGGCGACGACCGCCCCCATGGCCTCAACCGCCTGGAGATCCGCATCTGCGACCTGATCGACGACCCTCTGCTGCTGCTGGCCGTCACCGCCTTCACTGAACTGCGCCTGCAGCAACTGCTGCGGGATCCCCAGGGCCAGGATCCCTTGGCCGCCAGCCCCCTGGCCGCCGGTGAGCTTGAGGCCTTGGCCGATGCCAACGACCGGGCGGCGGCCCGCTCCAGCCTCCAGGCCCAGCTGGTGCACTGGCGCAGTGGACAGACGCTGGAGGCCCGCGCCTGGATCGCCGCCGAGCTGGAGGCCATGGCCCCCCTGGCGGCGGAGCTGGGGCTGGAGCGCTGGCTGGCCCCGCTCCACGAGCTGCTCGCCACCGGCAACCAGGCGATGCGTTGGCTCGCCCGTCAGGGGCGTGGCGAAAGTATCGGTGCCATCATCGGCAGCGAGGCCGTGGCGCTCGCGTCACGGGAGAAGGCGCTGGACGCATGGCTGGAGACAGAAGCAGCCCAGGTTCCTGGAGGATCATGA